The genomic segment GCATTATCACCGTATCCCCCACAGTTCGCTTGAGATAAGCACCCTTGGGCTGGGCACTATGACGTTTGGTGAACAAAACAGCGAAGCCGACGCCCATGCACAGCTTGATTATGCCGTGAGCCAGGGAATCAACCTGATTGACGTTGCGGAAATGTACCCTGTACCGCCGCGCCCGGAAACGCAGGGGCTGACGGAAACGTATGTCGGCAACTGGCTGGCAAAACAGGGTAGCCGTGAAAAGCTGATTATTGCGTCCAAAGTGAGTGGCCCGAGCCGCAACAACGACAGCGGTATTCGCCCGAATCAGGCGCTGGATCGTAAAAATATTCGTGAAGCACTGGATCAAAGCCTGAAGCGTCTGCAAACCGACTATCTCGATCTCTATCAGGTTCACTGGCCGCAGCGCGCCACCAACTGTTTTGGCAAGCTGGGTTATAGCTGGACAGAGTCTGCACCGGTGGTGTCTCTGCTGGAAACGCTGGAAGCCCTGACCGAGTGCCAGCGTGCCGGAAAAATTCGCTATATCGGGGTATCAAACGAAACCGCGTTCGGCGTGATGCGCTATTTACATCTGGCCGATAAGCATGATTTGCCGCGGATCGTGACCATCCAGAATCCGTATAGTCTGCTTAACCGCAGTTATGAAGTGGGTCTGGCTGAGGTGAGCCAATATGAGGGCGTAGAACTGCTGGCATATTCATGCCTGGCGTTTGGTACGCTGAGCGGCAAATACCTTAACGGGGCGAAGCCTGCCGGCGCACGTAATACTCTGTTCAGCCGTTTTACCCGCTATAGCGGCGAGCAGGCGCAAAAAGCCGTGGCAGCATATGTGGATATCGCACAGCGCCACGGTCTTGATCCGTCACAAATGGCGCTGGCGTTTGTACGCCGTCAGCCGTTTGTTGCCAGCACGCTGCTGGGCGCCACCACGATGGAGCAGCTTCACGCTAACGTCGAAAGTTTGCATCTGGATCTTAGCGAAGAGGTGCTGGCGGAGATTGAAGCGGTGCATCAGGTTTATACCTATCCGGCACCATAAATCTGACCTGCCCGGCGGCGTTGCGCGTGCCGGGCAGGCATTGATTTT from the Klebsiella sp. RIT-PI-d genome contains:
- a CDS encoding NADP(H)-dependent aldo-keto reductase — protein: MHYHRIPHSSLEISTLGLGTMTFGEQNSEADAHAQLDYAVSQGINLIDVAEMYPVPPRPETQGLTETYVGNWLAKQGSREKLIIASKVSGPSRNNDSGIRPNQALDRKNIREALDQSLKRLQTDYLDLYQVHWPQRATNCFGKLGYSWTESAPVVSLLETLEALTECQRAGKIRYIGVSNETAFGVMRYLHLADKHDLPRIVTIQNPYSLLNRSYEVGLAEVSQYEGVELLAYSCLAFGTLSGKYLNGAKPAGARNTLFSRFTRYSGEQAQKAVAAYVDIAQRHGLDPSQMALAFVRRQPFVASTLLGATTMEQLHANVESLHLDLSEEVLAEIEAVHQVYTYPAP